A genomic region of Zea mays cultivar B73 chromosome 6, Zm-B73-REFERENCE-NAM-5.0, whole genome shotgun sequence contains the following coding sequences:
- the LOC118472272 gene encoding uncharacterized protein translates to MVLIDEEGGSAHAQIYPPLAVVFKPMIKEGNVYNVSYFQIKKANRMYKPVDNDIMIGFTKWIVCSLDKPAV, encoded by the exons ATGGTTCTCATCGATGAGGAG GGTGGCAGTGCTCATGCTCAAATATACCCTCCACTCGCTGTCGTTTTCAAGCCCATGATAAAGGAGGGCAATGTCTACAACGTCTCCTACTTTCAGATCAAGAAAGCAAATAGGATGTACAAGCCTGTTGACAACGATATCATGATCGGTTTCACAAAATGGA TTGTTTGTAGCCTTGACAAACCTGCAGTCTGA